AACTGATATAAAAGAGAAAGTTACATTAGTAGGAAATTTATGTACTACAACAGATGTAATTGCTGAAGATATTTTTCTTCCATATATGGAATGTGGAGATATAATTATTATTACTAATGCTGGAAGTTATGCAGCTGTTCTTTCTCCAATGCAATTTTCTTTACAAGAAAAACCAGTAGAAGTATTTTTATCTACAGATGGAAAGATGATTTATAATAAAAATTAGATTTGGAGGATAAATATGACAGAATTAGAAAAATTAGAAGCTGGATTAGAATATGATTTTTGGGATAAAGAAGTTAATGCAAGAAAACTTAATGCAATAAAAGGTTGCCAAAAATTGAATAGCACAAATCCAAATGATGAGGAAGCTGTTTTCATAGCAATTAAGGAGTTATTTGGAACTGTTGGAGAAAATGCTATAGTTTTACCAACTTTCACTTGTGATAATGGTAAAAATATTCATGTTGGCAAAAATTTTCTTGCTAATTATAATGTAACAATACTTGATATTGCACCTGTACATATTGGAGATTATGTTATGATTGGACCAAATACATTAATTACAACAGTGAATCATCCATTATCACCAAAAGGGAGAAGAAAACATTTAGGAATTGCAAAATCAGTAAAGATAGGTAATGATGTTTGGATAGGAGGAAATGTTACAATTCTTCCTGGTGTAAATATTGGAAATAATGTGATTGTAGCTGCAGGAGCCATAGTAACTAAAAATATACCAGATAATTGCATCATCGGAGGAGTACCTGCTAA
The window above is part of the Fusobacterium simiae genome. Proteins encoded here:
- a CDS encoding type III PLP-dependent enzyme domain-containing protein, with the translated sequence MGKSGFYVTKVLDKKVSYGTIYLILKNTLNGFIRPSFSKLVSRYSIVDNPLSSEPLFTSKDAFEILTLKEETDIKEKVTLVGNLCTTTDVIAEDIFLPYMECGDIIIITNAGSYAAVLSPMQFSLQEKPVEVFLSTDGKMIYNKN
- a CDS encoding sugar O-acetyltransferase, with the translated sequence MTELEKLEAGLEYDFWDKEVNARKLNAIKGCQKLNSTNPNDEEAVFIAIKELFGTVGENAIVLPTFTCDNGKNIHVGKNFLANYNVTILDIAPVHIGDYVMIGPNTLITTVNHPLSPKGRRKHLGIAKSVKIGNDVWIGGNVTILPGVNIGNNVIVAAGAIVTKNIPDNCIIGGVPAKIIKNIENDIE